One part of the Leucobacter triazinivorans genome encodes these proteins:
- a CDS encoding DUF4073 domain-containing protein, whose translation MTTSSSAFSRRHCAVAGALLSAALVLPPVSAASATAPETDPPATAPAVTEPDASAPAATPEAGSAAAAGSAITLSADSAIAGGPLTVAYATDQPDAQNWIGIYRENVTPGDSPSVIWQYTPDASGEAAFTLDLEPGTYDVWYLAEGGYTPLADRLTLTVTADPNAPEPLEPGDPNAPVDIDPVATDLSTDGVLLRAGFADGSLPEGWSTTFEASGSGADRYAGWQPTTRADWSATTDRMRDRFGRTDRGFLVADAAQFGDAPFAAALTSAPVDVSQLDAVRLTFDSHYRGAAGQSGVVLASFDGAAPIEVLRLDSTSVTDDYDGMQLNAAQDVTIDTPARAKSVVFSWEFTGGDGAQYWGIDSVAVHQAQAATDAEPTQAWVVSDIQGHPGDLAHGIEDFARLSPDAEGLLMVGDIVASGTVGEWQEVIDVMDASADIRPPKTVAGMGNHERYASGGFDANFQRFLSFADRDRAWDEYVLEGPAGDLPVIVLGQEMASPSDVPMTDAQVEFLEERLAHWTAQGSQVVVMTHFPLGNTVSASWLPWYSSHHQHNQRLTSILGNYPNAVVLSGHTHYPAELGDWAMQRRTADGHPDGFWAVNTLAMHIEWDARGENTAGATEVTTRDVNRGLTLDSYGDRIVITAHDFAADTQLRQVTIPNPLVGFAAELAPDSERDADYSAVDAALGTVPAELGAYTPESAAAVRAAVDAVERDLTADRQAEVTAMADAIVAAVAGLVPASTDPGPGAGTDGPGTGTTAPGAGDASRAGDAAAAELERTGSAGAAGLWAGALALLSAGAALVLTRRGRRGRAADTGSIAE comes from the coding sequence ATGACCACGTCCTCGTCCGCGTTCTCGCGCCGGCACTGCGCCGTCGCCGGTGCGCTGCTCTCCGCTGCGCTCGTGCTGCCTCCGGTCTCGGCGGCGTCAGCCACCGCACCGGAGACGGACCCGCCCGCGACCGCCCCGGCGGTGACCGAGCCCGACGCGTCTGCGCCGGCCGCGACGCCCGAAGCGGGTTCCGCCGCCGCAGCGGGATCCGCGATCACGCTCTCCGCCGACAGCGCCATCGCGGGCGGGCCGTTGACGGTGGCCTACGCGACCGATCAGCCGGACGCTCAGAACTGGATCGGCATCTACCGCGAGAACGTGACCCCGGGGGATTCCCCCTCGGTGATCTGGCAGTACACGCCGGATGCGAGCGGCGAGGCGGCGTTCACCCTCGATCTCGAACCCGGCACGTACGATGTGTGGTACCTCGCCGAGGGCGGGTACACCCCGCTCGCCGATCGCCTGACGCTCACGGTGACGGCCGATCCGAATGCGCCGGAGCCGCTCGAGCCGGGCGACCCGAATGCGCCGGTCGACATCGACCCGGTCGCGACGGACCTCTCCACGGACGGTGTCCTGCTGCGTGCCGGCTTCGCGGACGGCTCGCTCCCCGAGGGCTGGTCCACGACCTTCGAGGCGTCGGGCTCGGGAGCCGACCGCTACGCCGGCTGGCAGCCCACGACGCGCGCCGACTGGTCGGCGACGACGGACCGGATGCGCGACCGCTTCGGGCGCACCGACCGCGGATTCCTCGTGGCCGACGCCGCCCAGTTCGGCGACGCGCCGTTCGCCGCCGCACTCACCAGCGCGCCGGTCGACGTCTCGCAGCTCGATGCCGTGCGCCTCACCTTCGACAGCCACTACCGCGGGGCTGCCGGCCAGAGCGGCGTGGTACTGGCGAGCTTCGACGGAGCGGCCCCGATCGAGGTGCTGCGGCTCGACTCGACGAGCGTGACCGACGACTACGACGGCATGCAGCTGAATGCGGCCCAGGACGTCACCATCGACACCCCGGCACGAGCGAAGTCCGTGGTGTTCTCGTGGGAGTTCACGGGTGGCGACGGAGCGCAGTACTGGGGCATCGACTCCGTCGCGGTGCACCAGGCGCAGGCGGCGACCGACGCGGAGCCGACGCAGGCCTGGGTGGTGTCGGACATCCAGGGCCACCCCGGAGACCTCGCCCACGGGATCGAGGACTTCGCCCGGCTCTCCCCCGACGCCGAGGGCCTGCTGATGGTGGGCGACATCGTGGCGTCCGGCACGGTCGGCGAGTGGCAGGAGGTCATCGACGTGATGGACGCCTCTGCAGACATCCGCCCGCCGAAGACCGTGGCCGGGATGGGCAACCACGAGCGGTACGCGAGCGGCGGCTTCGACGCCAACTTCCAGCGGTTCCTGAGCTTCGCCGACCGGGATCGCGCGTGGGACGAGTACGTGCTCGAGGGCCCCGCGGGTGATCTTCCCGTGATCGTGCTCGGTCAGGAGATGGCGAGCCCCTCGGACGTGCCCATGACCGACGCGCAGGTCGAGTTCCTCGAAGAGCGGCTCGCGCACTGGACGGCACAGGGATCTCAGGTCGTCGTGATGACCCACTTCCCCCTCGGGAACACCGTCTCGGCCTCGTGGCTGCCGTGGTACAGCTCCCATCACCAGCACAATCAGCGTCTCACGAGCATCCTCGGGAACTACCCCAACGCGGTCGTGCTGAGCGGGCACACCCACTACCCCGCCGAGCTCGGGGACTGGGCGATGCAGCGCCGCACGGCGGACGGTCACCCCGATGGATTCTGGGCCGTGAACACGCTCGCGATGCACATCGAATGGGACGCCCGGGGCGAGAACACCGCGGGCGCGACCGAGGTGACCACGCGGGACGTCAATCGCGGGCTCACCCTCGACTCGTACGGGGATCGCATCGTGATCACCGCGCACGACTTCGCCGCCGACACGCAACTGCGCCAGGTCACGATCCCGAATCCGCTCGTCGGCTTCGCCGCGGAGCTCGCTCCGGACAGCGAGCGCGACGCGGACTACTCTGCCGTGGACGCGGCGCTCGGCACCGTGCCGGCGGAGCTCGGGGCCTACACGCCGGAGTCGGCCGCCGCGGTGCGCGCCGCCGTGGACGCGGTGGAGCGCGACCTCACCGCCGACCGGCAGGCCGAGGTCACCGCGATGGCAGACGCCATCGTCGCCGCCGTCGCCGGGCTCGTCCCCGCGTCGACGGATCCGGGACCGGGCGCCGGGACCGACGGGCCGGGGACCGGCACGACGGCACCGGGCGCGGGCGACGCATCGCGCGCCGGGGACGCCGCTGCGGCGGAGCTCGAACGGACCGGCTCGGCCGGGGCGGCCGGGCTCTGGGCCGGAGCGCTCGCGCTGCTGTCGGCGGGCGCCGCGCTCGTGCTCACCCGACGCGGTCGCCGCGGTCGCGCGGCCGATACCGGCTCGATCGCCGAGTAG
- a CDS encoding serine/threonine-protein kinase, translating to MSSRAATGAPAIPGFSYVRPLGSGGFAQVFLYEQDMPRRMVAIKVLNGAVIGKVDTDKLREVFESEADIMARLSSHPSVVSIYEAGISLEGYPYLAMEFCPASMGSLTKGRPAKLRDVLDAGVRMAGALETAHRAGVLHRDIKPSNVLLTTLGRPALSDFGIAQVLGRQRVEEELAMSIPWSAPEVIGLRSSGSVATEVWSLGATLYSFAAGRSPFELPDRAQNSRTKLAERISKAVYQGIPGAQGYEHFDELVARALRKQPGDRFASMREFGEALQELQRAYGFDVTPIEVVAEAWLPRAESVQTGSRGPVVSSVPRATRARARAELLAQKRGTDGDGLLLDRPTSPLRAGLIGAGAALVGVAGIGAIIWTLAGRGG from the coding sequence ATGAGTTCGCGCGCTGCGACCGGTGCCCCGGCGATCCCGGGATTCAGCTATGTCCGTCCGCTGGGTTCGGGTGGATTCGCGCAGGTCTTCCTCTACGAGCAGGACATGCCGCGGCGGATGGTCGCGATCAAGGTGCTCAACGGCGCGGTGATCGGCAAGGTCGACACCGACAAGCTGCGGGAGGTGTTCGAGAGCGAGGCCGACATCATGGCCCGGCTCAGCAGCCACCCGTCGGTGGTCTCGATCTACGAGGCGGGCATCTCACTCGAGGGGTACCCCTACCTGGCCATGGAGTTCTGCCCGGCATCGATGGGGTCGCTCACCAAGGGGCGGCCCGCGAAGCTGCGCGACGTGCTCGACGCCGGCGTGCGGATGGCCGGGGCGCTCGAGACGGCGCACCGGGCGGGGGTGCTGCACCGTGATATCAAACCGTCGAACGTGCTGCTCACGACGCTCGGGCGCCCCGCGCTCTCGGACTTCGGCATCGCGCAGGTGCTCGGGCGGCAGCGGGTCGAGGAAGAGCTCGCGATGTCGATCCCCTGGTCGGCGCCGGAGGTCATCGGCCTGCGCAGCAGCGGCAGCGTGGCGACCGAGGTGTGGTCGCTCGGGGCGACGCTGTACTCCTTCGCCGCAGGCCGCTCCCCGTTCGAGCTGCCCGATCGCGCGCAGAATTCCCGGACCAAGCTCGCGGAGCGCATCTCGAAGGCCGTCTATCAGGGCATCCCGGGGGCGCAGGGCTACGAGCACTTCGACGAGCTCGTCGCCCGGGCGCTGCGCAAGCAGCCGGGCGACCGCTTCGCGTCGATGCGCGAGTTCGGCGAGGCGCTGCAGGAGCTGCAGCGCGCCTACGGCTTCGACGTCACCCCGATCGAGGTGGTGGCCGAAGCCTGGCTGCCGCGTGCCGAGTCGGTGCAGACCGGATCGCGCGGGCCCGTGGTGAGCTCCGTTCCGCGGGCCACTCGCGCGCGGGCCAGAGCGGAGCTGCTCGCGCAGAAGCGCGGTACCGACGGCGACGGGCTGCTGCTCGACCGCCCGACCTCTCCGCTGCGCGCCGGCCTCATCGGCGCGGGTGCGGCGCTGGTGGGCGTGGCCGGCATCGGGGCGATCATCTGGACGCTCGCGGGGCGCGGCGGATGA